In a single window of the Necator americanus strain Aroian chromosome X, whole genome shotgun sequence genome:
- a CDS encoding hypothetical protein (NECATOR_CHRX.G23564.T2), whose protein sequence is MAISTYNACRLASEAAIEDLMMQAKKIKYDVIGLTETRRRHPLNAVYETGEELFLGTCDSRGVGGVGVLVNTSVAKNIDAFEQLTTRIRRLRMRRCGPTPALTIFVAYAPTSSCEEEVEAFYMDLEKFCRKDHAFYKVIIGDFNAETGPRRTPEKPHIGTHCLQWNEQGKRLSEFTMTTMTNYTRKAESFKTNRRRLSHETVEPIRQRGAVRAAGNQELTSELAKLYREAIKEDLKERIAEVLAEADEAGKSIPYARRDFAIRKTRMSALRNSKGTTIAWGMDKIIYDFYSFFNSHVHFPPHHPREDGNVIPEVLSSSRSPACYNLGKKSYGTRSQQNTTRTPEELFASAHQHSGEALYMLPIGMQGP, encoded by the exons atggcgatcagTACTTATAACGCTTGTAgacttgcatcggaagcggccatcgaagatctgatgatgcaagccaagaagatcaagtacgacgtcatcggactgaccgagacgagacgacgtcaccctctcaacgccgtatatgaaactggagaagaactgttcttaggaacatgcgacagtagaggtgttggtggagttggcgtcctcgtcaacacgagtgtggcaaagaacatcgacgcttttgaacaacttacgacccgaatccgacgtctgcggatgagaagatgtggtccaacaccagctttgactatcttcgtcgcttacgctccaacatcaagctgcgaagaagaagtcgaagctttctatatggacctggagaagttctgccgaaaagatcatgccttctacaaggtcataattggtgatttcaacgccgaAACTGGCCCGAGAAGAACACCTGAGAAACCTCACATAGGGACCCActgcctacaatggaatgaacaggggaagaggctctccgagttcacaATGACGACTATGACCA ACTACACGAGGAAGGccgagagttttaaaaccaacAGAAGACGCCTGTCTCACGAAACTGTTGAGccgatacgccagcgtggagcagtaCGAGCCGcgggcaaccaagaactcacgtccgagctcgcaaagctttacagagaggcgataaaagaagacctcaaGGAAAGGatagcagaagtgctggccgAAGCTGAtgaggcgggaaaaagcatcccCTATGCCCGACGAGACTTCGCCAttcgcaagacaaggatgagtGCTCTACGGAACTCCAAAGGAACAACCATTGCGTGGGGAATGGacaaaatcatctacgacttctactctttcttcaacagccatgtccacttccctcctcaccatccgagggaagatggaaatgtcattccagaggttctttCGTCGTCTAGAAGTCCGGCATGCTATAAtctcggtaagaaatcgtacggcacccggtcccaaCAGAATacgaccagaacacctgaagaacttTTCGCCAGTGCTCATCAACactctggcgaggctctttacatgttacctatcggaatgcaaggtccctAA